agcggGCCGGATCGCGCCTGTGACCCTCCCCGGCAATCGCGCCAGAAAGttcaaagacaaagaagaggctgCAAAAGGATCGCAGCTTCTGCTCTGGACGCCCGTTGTCGAGGTCCGCCTGCAGAAGACGAGCAGCAAATCGGCCAGCCCAAGACGCCCTCGCCCGGAGAGGccttctctcgtctctcggTCGACACGCAGCGATTCGCAGCCCTGGCGAAGGAGCTgttgcagccagccagcagcgATGACTTCGTCCAGCGCCCTCAGCCTCGAcggccatcaccatcaccatgcCAATCCCGCCGCCCACGCATCAGCACCAGCCGCAGCTTCCACGACTCCAGCGCCTTCGCTAGCTGCTGCCACTGAGCGACTGTCCGACGATTCAAGGCCGGGAGCTGCTTCGACGCTGCCCGGAGCCGTGCAAGAGCCGGCGCAAGAGCCTGGACGGGAGCCTGAGCTTGAGGCCGGGTCCGCGATGGAAGCCTCAACCGGCGACAAGAACCCGTCATCCGGTCCTCAGCCTGGTCTTCAAGGCGGAGATGGACCATCACTTGCTGATACAACACcgacagcaacagcagcaccaacTACCGTACCTGCAACATCAACAGCGACGTCATCAGCGCCCCCGACAAATTCCGCTTCGGCTGCGCCCATACAACAGACGCCTGCATCAACAGATATCCCAGcaacctcatcatctgcagATCCCAACATAAATCAACAGACGACTCCGACGGTGCCGCCTCCAATAGCCGACGCTGGTGTCAAGACCGACAGCGGCATGGAGCCACCCGTTacaccaacaccaaacaTCTCTGGAACCGCTGGCTCTGGCGAGCCGAAAGATAAAATTTCTTTGGTGGAAAACGGGAGCGAGGACGTTACAATGGTGGATGCTCCTGTTGCCAGCGCGGCtaccgcagcagcagctgaagcgccGCTCCCAACATCCACAGTGCAGACTGCTCCGGTGGCTACGACAGAGCAAATCCAGCCTTCGACGTCCTTCACACAACAGGCCGCCGCTATAGACCATCGTCATGCAtacatgatgatggctttggcctCCATGTCAGCGGCACCACCCGCCATGTCCCCGCCGCCTACCGTAACTCCGTCTCAGATGACCCTGCCAAATCTCATGGGAGATGGGTACTTTGGCGCGGGCGCCGCTAATAGCCTACGGCAGGCTGACCCCGACATGGGTCTCGAGTCCTTTGCTCGTGTAGAGTTTGCCGACAGTGTCTTTCAGATGACCACTTacgccgtcatcatcggccgtGACCAGCGAGCTCTGGAACAAGCCAGGCGTGATGGAAAGCGTGCTGATGAGTATCAGCGGCGAGTCGAGGACAACGCCAGCAAGGGGCTTCCGCCGCCATCCCCCCTGGCTCATGATCGTCACAAGTTTAGTAAATCCTATGTCAGTGAAGAGGGTGGCATGCTGGGCCCGGAATCAGATAGCGAAGAAAACGGGCGTCCAGCAAAGCGGCGCAAGACCAGCACGACAGGATCATCACAGCAAAACGAAGCCGAGAATCCCCAGGACAGCGTCATATCAAACCGTCAATACGTCTCACATACCCCAGGAGCAGCTGCCGTCGACTTGGCCTCATTAAGGCCGTCCCCTTGGCATGTTCCATTTATTGGTATCCACTCTCCCGGCCCAAACATTGCAAGCAAAACCAAAGCCATATCCCGGGAACATCTAAAAATTGCCTATAATCAAGACGAGGGCGTGTTTGAAGCAATCCCTCTGCACAAGAACGGCTTTTTCTGCGAGGACGTGCACTACAAGAGCGAAAAGGTCGTTTTAAAGTGCGGAGATCGCCTTCAGATCAAGGATGTTGGCTTCAGATTCATTATCAACGGCGTGGAGAGAGGAAGGACCGGCGCAGAAGAGTAtcaggaagaagatgccaaaaaGAAGCGGCATGCTCACGGCGGAAAGAGTATGAGCTTCGACTTTGAACAATCACATGGCAATGGTCAGATTCAAGATACGAGTGATGAGTTGTCAGATGTGGATGTCAGCCCGGCGGAATTGTCCGACTTTGGTggggatgatgaggaggagggagaggaagagagagttgaagaagaaggagaggaggaagaggaagaggaggaagagggcgacgatgacgatgaagagggcgaTGCAGATGTGCCTGAAGCATCCATTGAAGGCGATTCTGAAATTAAGGATGAAGGAGAGGCTAATAACGACCTTTCTATGCCACAGATTCCCAGAAAGAGGGGCCCTGGCAGGCCACCCA
This genomic stretch from Trichoderma breve strain T069 chromosome 1, whole genome shotgun sequence harbors:
- a CDS encoding forkhead domain-containing protein; protein product: MTSSSALSLDGHHHHHANPAAHASAPAAASTTPAPSLAAATERLSDDSRPGAASTLPGAVQEPAQEPGREPELEAGSAMEASTGDKNPSSGPQPATAAPTTVPATSTATSSAPPTNSASAAPIQQTPASTDIPATSSSADPNINQQTTPTVPPPIADAGVKTDSGMEPPVTPTPNISGTAGSGEPKDKISLVENGSEDVTMVDAPVASAATAAAAEAPLPTSTVQTAPVATTEQIQPSTSFTQQAAAIDHRHAYMMMALASMSAAPPAMSPPPTVTPSQMTLPNLMGDGYFGAGAANSLRQADPDMGLESFARVEFADSVFQMTTYAVIIGRDQRALEQARRDGKRADEYQRRVEDNASKGLPPPSPLAHDRHKFSKSYVSEEGGMLGPESDSEENGRPAKRRKTSTTGSSQQNEAENPQDSVISNRQYVSHTPGAAAVDLASLRPSPWHVPFIGIHSPGPNIASKTKAISREHLKIAYNQDEGVFEAIPLHKNGFFCEDVHYKSEKVVLKCGDRLQIKDVGFRFIINGVERGRTGAEEYQEEDAKKKRHAHGGKSMSFDFEQSHGNGQIQDTSDELSDVDVSPAELSDFGGDDEEEGEEERVEEEGEEEEEEEEEGDDDDEEGDADVPEASIEGDSEIKDEGEANNDLSMPQIPRKRGPGRPPKNGIMSKREQRLLKKQQQEMAKKTLPQAPPVEPPIKRKVGRPRKHPLPEDGVDRPEKRKYKPRKPKNEDGAEGSDAERRAREKKEKKARPKSPPLELKIEDYTEEQLQKPNKNYGVLIDETLTAAGPDGLTLKQIYKRICQRYPWFYFHTETKGWESSVRHNLIGNEAFKKDETTNLWSRVPGVELDAGKKRKASSPDRGLAAAQAYGHYSYPYAAQHMAPGAHPGYPPGQAQAPGYQAPAYASPPGHQPVQPAGGAPPPAPIQLPGYGPPAAPARPQLGLPQPGAYSSPYASRPPPLASPAVKAEDSGAGVPAAAIAPGQQPPRIIIPAATTESKAAVSGAVPASQQTTTQAAAHPPQSRASATPARPIIEPRLLTAVVGLKNGLVENLRKAGNPKAEAIVMSALNRCIGLKKEATENDKMEAICIKGIRQVIDGFTKGKSPTPGMLAALNGLKDASVNAIKAGLGEAKAEAVTLSAIDRVIGLADASIMPKAAEGEPVSNFEGVEQHLMKSIRQLLQGMNQKLQGD